The proteins below are encoded in one region of Pleuronectes platessa chromosome 14, fPlePla1.1, whole genome shotgun sequence:
- the ranbp2 gene encoding ranBP2-like and GRIP domain-containing protein 3 isoform X1 has product MRRSKAEVDRYVSSAQSSSPSLKEKPIKGFLFAKLYSEAKEYELAKRHVSEYLKVQQRDPKAHRYLGQLYEREGDIAKAVGCYKRSVDLNPAQGDLVLKVAELLVSKEEFDGKTDFWVDKAAKMLPGNPAVFNLKERLLSRQGQQGWNRLFDLLQAELAARPGDAHVNVKLVQLFCQDGRLDEAIKHCLTAEKMGLLSHSLDWYRVVVHTLQEYLAQPSVSSNEKLFRQCQRELLLAHCSLLRITLSESSVQPCCDALKSFDQAMQTLSSIAGCHADDLCEVFVEMRGHLYLHAATLLVKLAQDRQQTWRVVIDMAALCYLLAYQVSRPKPKVTKRDRSAPPLLELLANDRQSQAGHMLLNLSTDLTTLIREVVEVFGNRSGQDALFELLFGPQASAASSFIANDDIRSINTTGPELSQLAKWDTGSILLHGGDLQHLSWLGLQWTLLAQRPALRDWLAQLFPRLTLETSKLDTNAPESICLLDLEVFLYGVVFCSHCQLQETAKISSSMNQQQQQQQLQLYEPRCLPLPLLRLLTTDRQREWWDALNSLIHKQASTGMSGKQRMIVQHGLSSLRAGEKHGLQPALAIHWAQCLSQTGDEVNSYYDQKEYIGRSVHYWKVVLPLLEKIKNRRGIPEPLHPLFMHFPSKDIQISSVKGYEEEFKIAFAALLEIEGRTEEAIATLESINNMSSFWHLAQIYQRLSEEASNGIEETQDRCITYLRKFRSYLSKIFNANADDIEKLPVSMEEVVDLLNDVNQQLGESGEAIDEEEEKEEGQRGPVHSSPAHPIETSATISHIKFSSPSPNKSIVSPSKRLISPKTQPHWVEDQKSLLQMLCQQVEALKNEVHDLRHNSSGNAGSPHHKMYGESYGAEGDAFTPVQSYHGAPLTVATTVPSAYYNQSPAYNSQYLLRTAANVTPTKGPVYGMNRMPPQQHMYGYQPPTHTPPSQTATPGIYPPQEQVFGAPLRFESQATSLLSPYSEEYYGQSVTQQTTNPPLPEPGYFTKPSVVPVQPPKTIEGKPMDFGKLSFSQQAPAEVPKVPSFGAGAVAQSTPSSSFKFNSNFKSNDGDFTFPASQAKHSESLLDLLTSDIPTKTDAVREKLPTQEPASQTGIFTFGTKGPTSFSFVDSADSTDTGSVFGKVDQPFKFGDSDTAKPVFGLPSYTPEAEKPAESDNESTHVEEDEDGPHFEPIVPLPDKVDVKTGEEEEEEMFCNRAKLYRFDTETKEWKERGIGNVKILKHSAKGKVRLLMRREQVLKICANHYINADIVLKPNAGSDKSWVWNAIDYADEEPKPEQLAIRFKTADEASLFKAKFEEAQKIVLESPEEQSQVKEKEESIKDSPSLAAQFALKQGEWECNACYVINKPTDVRCVACQTANPNSSSKPDIQAAGDAKPSPFSFTFGTDSSKPSSSASTFTGFGAFGASIPSSFTFGTSSLKPADTITSAFGSGFVAPFGKKPGQWDCDKCSVRNEANLDSCVSCNALKASAKTMATAQTTPPKVEPSTCTVDSGFGAQFGKKPGQWDCDMCEVRNEASVNKCVACSSPNPAAKSTEGPTVSSNLPAVSGFGSGFGKKPGQWDCDICEVRNEASVNKCVACSSPNPAAKSTEGPTVSSNLPAVSGFGSAFGKKDGQWDCDVCLVRNDASNTECVSCHTPNANPSLEAMFARKEDEWDCDICLVRNNGSANKCVACQTPNPNAKSTSSAAPTASSFSFAFGSKSSSSQPPATGFKLPFGGGSTFQFGHKKDKSSADSFKFETPQSGSSSTSAAGFSFSIPNAGGGFKFGIQDTASTDDPTPPSGSASSFLKSIAAKHNEKQDASTPSEDQTEQDQNPLFTGKPNTLSFADLAQSSDIQFSKKDTDFKCFSRAGEQMFSSLQATPTKTAASNELEDDDMYKTEENDDIQFEPVVQMPDKVDLVTGEEDELVLYSQRVKLFRFDTDTSQWKERGVGILKFLKNTSNGRLRVLMRREQVLKVCANHWITTTMNLKPLAGSDKAWMWLANDFAEGDAKLEQLAAKFKTTELAEEFKMKFDECQRLLLDIPLQTPHKLVDTGRTAHLIQKAEEMKSGLKDLKLFLTDEKTKIKDDDKQGDITSSNVSSLVIKGHSETTGPTLEWDNYDLREDALDDTADTSVYASPITSSPLRKNLFRFGESTSGFNFSFQPGISPSKSPAKPNQSRASEGTDDEQDVTQDEERDGQHFEPVVPLPDLVDISTGEENEQVVFSHRAKLYRYDKELGQWKERGIGDLKILQNFTTKQVRLIMRRDQVLKICANHWISAAMKLEPMKGSEKAWVWSAMDFAEEGEGTIEQLAVRFKLQEAANAFKQVFEDAKAAQVNQELMTPVTSVVPTSPDTASAESAKPATAVCGKAAIAVLEETTKERTELFPDIEPCSPSSSGPDYSSKTVVSPPKFVFGTGSLQKIFGSPRSPSEGEDSASGLKAKDAGHPSPASPAFKVPEKGPSQAEQGGAGSDEDSEVEIVYVREPTAEQAALSGELLLPITFFCYQNEPGYISDDQTDDEDFESAVKALNGKLYPDAPEKGASACSDDLILSVPPSEPDCQMVWEKKPTPQEEEKAKSLLLPPNFFCGLSTTDSDTDYDKTEDFETEVRKAQQELAAQLNTGAEAPSSSAVSPEEETPAPSSSSSDTAGNTSTPQEPTPEQPVETCSQVPSTTISSTSSSTTISSSTTISSTTVSSTTVSSSSSCPIDLSTKKGSEPESNTEATAPATSTTTGQDLSSFGSKDVSGFSFADLAQTTEGYAFGATDANFSWANAGASVFGCAVPKPKKTGDEEGTDDDEEEAGDIHFEPIVSLPEVETKSGEEDEEILFKERAKLYRWDRDLSQWKERGVGDLKILFHPSKHFYRILMRREQVLRVCANHNITEAMELKPMNASANSLIWTATDYSDGDGEVEQLAAKFKTAEIAESFKKTFCECQNRIGQSGGDDSSVLSPQMSRIQEHSRDSNPQVFLKVSANDQPLGTITIELFSHIVPKTAENFKVLCTGAKGFGLRNSVFHRVIPGFMCQGGDFTKGDGTGGKSIYGSKFEDENFDVRHTGPGILSMANCGRDTNNSQFFITLKKAEHLDFKHVVFGWVRDGMDVVLQMGELGTKGGVPTKKLVITDCGQL; this is encoded by the exons ATGCGGCGGAGTAAGGCTGAAGTGGACCGGTACGTCTCCTCCGCACAGAGCTCCTCTCCCTCGCTCAAAGAG AAGCCAATAAAGGGGTTTTTATTTGCTAAATTGTACTCTGAGGCAAAGGAGTATGAGCTCGCTAAAAG ACATGTGTCGGAATATCTCAAAGTCCAGCAGAGGGATCCTAAAGCACACAGATACCTTGGACAGCTCtacgagagagagggagacatcgcCAAGGCCGTAGGATGTTACAAG CGGTCGGTGGACTTGAACCCTGCCCAGGGGGACCTGGTGTTGAAGGTGGCTGAGTTACTGGTCAGTAAGGAGGAGTTTGATGGCAAAACAGATTTCTGGGTGGACAAAGCTGCCAAGATGCTGCCAGGAAACCCTGCTGTCTTCAACCTGAAG GAGCGCCTCCTGAGTCGTCAGGGTCAGCAGGGTTGGAACCGGCTGTTTGACCTCCTCCAGGCTGAGCTGGCAGCGAGGCCGGGTGATGCACATGTCAACGTGAAGCTGGTTCAGCTCTTCTGTCAGGATGGTCGACTGGATGAAGCCATCAAGCATTGCCTTACTGCGGAGAAAATGGGCTTGCTAAGCCACAGTCTGGACTGGTATAGAGTGGTGGTGCACACTCTGCAG gAATATTTGGCTCAGCCCAGTGTTTCTAGTAATGAAAAGTTGTTTCGGCAGTGCCAGAGGGAGCTGCTATTGGCACACTGCAGCCTGCTGAGAATCACACTGTCTGAGAGCAGTGTGCAGCCCTGCTGTGACGCACTCAAGAG ttttgaTCAAGCTATGCAGACACTGAGCAGCATTGCGGGCTGCCACGCAGATGATCTTTGTGAGGTGTTTGTGGAGATGAGAGGTCACCTCTACCTTCATGCTGCTACACTGCTGGTGAAGCTGGCCCAGGACCGCCAGCAGACCTGGAGGGTTGTCATTGACATGGCTGCACTGTGCTACCTGCTAGCATACCAG GTCTCCAGACCAAAGCCTAAAGTGACCAAAAGAGACCGGTCAGCCCCACCGCTTCTAGAGCTGCTGGCCAACGATCGACAAAGTCAGGCCGGACACATGTTGCTCAATCTGAGCACTGATTTAACCACCTTAATCAGAGAG GTGGTTGAGGTATTTGGAAACCGCAGTGGTCAAGATGCGCTGTTCGAATTGCTATTTGGACCCCAGGCCTCCGCTGCATCTTCATTTATTGCCAATGATGACATTCGTTCCATCAACACCACGGGTCCAGAGCTCTCGCAACTGGCCAAATGGGACACTG GCTCCATCCTTTTACATGGTGGTGACCTGCAACATCTGAGCTGGTTGGGGCTACAGTGGACTCTTCTGGCCCAAAGACCAGCACTGAGAGATTGGCTAGCGCAGCTCTTTCCGAGGTTAACCCTGGAAACTTCCAAACTGGACACAAATGCACCCGAGTCTATCTGCCTCCTGGATCTGGAG GTGTTTTTATATGGTGTGGTGTTCTGTAGCCACTGTCAACTCCAGGAAACAGCAAAAATCAGCAGTTCAatgaaccagcagcagcagcagcaacaactgcAGCTCTATGAGCCTCGCTGCCTCCCACTTCCTCTCCTTCGCCTCCTGACcactgacagacagagggagtggTGGGACGCCCTCAACAGCCTTATTCATAAACAGGCATC TACCGGCATGTCTGGCAAGCAGCGAATGATTGTGCAGCATGGACTGAGCTCTCTGAGAGCCGGAGAGAAACATGGGCTTCAACCAGCACTGGCCATCCACTGGGCACAGTGTCTCAGCCAAacg GGTGATGAAGTGAACTCGTACTATGACCAAAAGGAGTATATTGGTCGGAGTGTGCACTACTGGAAAGTCGTCCTCCCACTGTTGGAAAAGATCAAAAACAGACGTGGCATACCCGAACCCCTCCACCCCCTCTTCATGCACTTTCCCTCCAAAGATATTCAG atttcTTCTGTGAAGGGTTATGAAGAGGAATTCAAGATAGCGTTCGCAGCTCTTCTTGAGATTGAAGGCAGGACGGAGGAGGCCATCGCTACCTTGGAATCCATCAATAACATGTCATCCTTCTGGCATTTGGCTCAG ATCTACCAGCGGCTCTCAGAGGAGGCCAGCAATGGGATTGAGGAGACCCAAGACAGATGCATCACTTACCTGAGAAAGTTCAGGTCCTACCTGTCTAAGATATTCAATGCCAATGCCGACGACATTGAGAAG CTGCCTGTATCCATGGAGGAAGTTGTCGACCTCCTGAATGATGTAAACCAACAGCTGGGGGAGAGTGGAGAAGCtatagatgaagaggaggagaaagaggagggtcAGAGAGGACCAGTGCACTCTAGTCCTGCTCATCCCATAGAAACCAGTGCCACAATATCCCACATTAAGTTTTCCAGTCCTTCTCCAAACAAAAGCATAGTCTCTCCTTCCAAAAGACTG ATTTCTCCCAAGACGCAACCTCATTGGGTGGAGGACCAGAAAAGTCTCCTTCAGATGCTGTGTCAGCAAGTTGAAGCCCTCAAG AATGAAGTTCATGATCTAAGGCACAACTCTTCAGGGAATGCAGGCTCTCCTCATCATAAGATGTATGGGGAGAGCTATGGGGCTGAGGGCGATGCTTTTACCCCAGTCCAGTCGTACCATGGTGCCCCCCTAACAG ttGCCACTACAGTCCCCTCTGCTTACTACAACCAGTCTCCAGCTTATAACTCTCAGTATCTCCTGCGCACAGCAGCAAATGTAACTCCCACCAAG GGCCCAGTGTACGGTATGAACCGTATGCCACCTCAGCAGCATATGTATGGTTACCAGCCGCCCACTCACACACCTCCATCGCAAACAGCCACACCAGGCATTTACCCTCCTCAAGAGCAAGTCTTTGGCGCCCCTCTGCGATTTGAATCGCAAGCCACAAGCCTTCTTTCCCCATACAGTGAAGAATATTATGGCCAGAGTGTAACCCAACAAACCACTAACCCTCCTCTACCTGAACCTGGCTACTTCACCAAACCATCTGTAGTCCCCGTTCAGCCACCAAAGACCATAGAGGGGAAGCCTATGGACTTTGGGAAGCTGTCCTTCAGTCAACAGGCGCCTGCTGAAGTCCCCAAAGTGCCTAGTTTTGGAGCAGGGGCTGTTGCCCAGTCAACCCCTTCATCTTCGTTCAAATTCAACTCCAACTTTAAATCCAACGATGGAGATTTCACCTTCCCTGCTTCTCAGGCTAAGCACAGTGAAAGTCTGCTTGATCTCCTTACATCTGACATTCCCACTAAAACAGATGCTGTTCGGGAAAAGCTTCCCACTCAGGAGCCTGCCAGCCAAACAGGCATTTTCACCTTCGGCACCAAAGGTCCGACTAGCTTTTCCTTTGTCGATTCTGCAGACAGTACCGACACTGGAAGTGTTTTTGGAAAAGTGGACCAGCCGTTTAAATTTGGGGATTCTGACACCGCCAAGCCAGTGTTTGGGTTACCCAGTTACACACCAGAGGCAGAAAAACCAGCAGAGAGTGACAATGAGAGCACTCAtgttgaggaggatgaggatggccCTCATTTTGAACCCATTGTACCTCTTCCTGATAAAGTAGATGTGAAAACgggtgaggaagaagaggaggagatgttttgcAACAGGGCAAAGCTGTATCGAtttgacacagagacaaaagagTGGAAGGAGCGAGGTATTGGCAATGTTAAAATCCTAAAACACAGCGCTAAGGGGAAAGTCCGCCTCTTAATGAGAAGGGAACAGGTCCTGAAGATCTGTGCCAATCACTACATCAATGCTGATATAGTACTAAAACCCAATGCAGGCTCTGACAAATCCTGGGTCTGGAATGCCATTGATTATGCAGATGAAGAACCTAAGCCAGAGCAGCTGGCCATCCGCTTTAAAACAGCAGATGAGGCATCACTTTTCAAAGCCAAGTTTGAGGAAGCCCAGAAAATTGTCCTTGAATCACCAGAAGAGCAGAGTCaagtgaaggagaaagaggagagcatCAAAGATTCTCCATCACTGGCAGCCCAATTTGCACTTAAACAAGGTGAATGGGAATGCAATGCGTGCTATGTAATAAATAAACCCACAGACGTGCGGTGTGTTGCATGTCAAACTGCTAATCCCAATTCTTCATCAAAACCAGACATTCAGGCTGCTGGTGACGCCAAACCCAGTCCATTTAGTTTCACATTTGGCACAGATTCCTCAAAACCCAGTAGTTCTGCCTCTACATTTACTGGATTTGGTGCTTTTGGAGCATCTATACCCTCTTCATTTACCTTTGGGACCAGTTCCTTAAAGCCTGCTGACACAATAACAAGCGCGTTTGGTTCTGGCTTTGTAGCTCCGTTTGGAAAGAAGCCGGGGCAGTGGGACTGCGACAAATGTTCTGTGAGAAATGAGGCCAATTTAGACAGTTGCGTTTCTTGTAATGCTCTAAAAGCCTCGGCTAAAACAATGGCAACAGCACAAACCACACCACCTAAAGTGGAGCCCTCTACATGTACTGTGGACTCTGGGTTTGGTGCCCAGTTTGGGAAGAAGCCTGGACAGTGGGATTGTGATATGTGCGAAGTAAGAAATGAAGCCTCTGTTAACAAATGTGTAGCTTGTAGTAGCCCAAATCCTGCTGCTAAATCAACAGAGGGGCCTACAGTATCATCAAATCTGCCAGCGGTGTCAGGTTTCGGATCTGGTTTTGGGAAGAAGCCTGGGCAGTGGGATTGTGATATATGCGAAGTAAGAAATGAAGCCTCTGTTAACAAATGTGTAGCTTGTAGTAGCCCAAATCCTGCTGCTAAATCAACAGAGGGGCCTACAGTATCATCAAATCTGCCAGCGGTGTCAGGTTTCGGATCTGCTTTTGGAAAGAAGGATGGACAGTGGGACTGCGATGTCTGCCTGGTCAGAAATGATGCATCAAATACTGAATGTGTTTCCTGCCACACCCCAAATGCAAATCCCTCTTTAGAAGCCATGTTTGCCAGGAAGGAAGACGAATGGGACTGCGACATTTGTTTAGTGAGAAACAATGGCTCTGCCAATAAGTGTGTGGCTTGTCAGACACCAAACCCCAACGCTAAAAGCACAAGCAGTGCTGCTCCCACAGCCTCCAGCTTCAGCTTTGCCTTTGGATCCAAGAGTTCATCAAGTCAGCCACCTGCAACTGGATTCAAACTGCCGTTTGGAGGTGGCAGCACTTTCCAGTTCGGCCACAAAAAAGATAAAAGCTCTGCAGATTCTTTCAAGTTTGAAACTCCACAGTCTGGATCTAGTAGCACAAGTGCTGCAGGCTTCTCTTTCTCAATTCCTAATGCAGGTGGTGGCTTCAAGTTTGGCATTCAGGATACTGCCTCAACAGATGATCCAACACCTCCATCTGGGTCAGCCTCCAGCTTTCTTAAAAGCATAGCTGCCAAACATAATGAGAAACAAGATGCGTCTACACCTTCAGAGGACCAAACGGAACAAGACCAAAATCCATTATTTACTGGAAAACCCAATACATTAAGTTTTGCTGACCTGGCACAGTCCTCAGACATCCAGTTTAGCAAGAAAGACacagattttaaatgtttctctcGGGCCGGTGAGCAGATGTTCTCATCGTTACAGGCAACCCCTACTAAGACGGCTGCCTCTAATGAACTGGAGGATGACGACATGTATAAAACGGAGGAAAATGACGATATTCAGTTTGAACCAGTGGTTCAGATGCCTGATAAGGTGGATCTGGTGACAGGGGAGGAGGATGAACTGGTTCTTTACTCTCAACGCGTCAAACTGTTCAGATTTGACACCGATACCAGTCAGTGGAAAGAGCGTGGTGTAGGGATACTCAAATTCCTGAAAAACACCTCAAATGGAAGACTCAGGGTGCTCATGAGAAGAGAGCAGGTTCTGAAGGTGTGCGCCAATCACTGGATCACCACCACCATGAATCTTAAGCCCTTGGCAGGGTCAGATAAAGCATGGATGTGGCTGGCCAATGACTTCGCTGAGGGAGATGCTAAACTTGAACAGTTAGCTGCCAAGTTTAAAACCACGGAGCTGGCTGAGGAGTTTAAAATGAAATTTGATGAGTGTCAGAGGCTTCTTTTGGACATCCCCTTGCAAACCCCCCACAAGCTGGTTGACACAGGCAGGACAGCACATCTCATTcagaaagcagaggaaatgAAGTCTGGTTTGAAAGACCTGAAATTATTTTTGACAGATGAGAAAACAAAGATCAAAGATGATGACAAACAGGGAGATATAACATCCAGCAATGTTTCAAGCCTTGTAATCAAGGGTCACAGTGAAACCACTGGTCCCACCTTGGAGTGGGATAACTACGACCTACGAGAAGATGCTTTAGATGAtactgctgacacatcagtctatGCCTCCCCCATCACTAGTAGCCCCTTGAGAAAGAACCTGTTCCGCTTTGGAGAATCCACTAGTGGGTTCAACTTCAGCTTCCAACCTGGCATCAGCCCGTCCAAGTCTCCTGCTAAACCTAACCAGAGCAGAGCGTCAGAGGGTACTGACGATGAGCAGGATGTAACCCAGGATGAGGAGAGGGATGGCCAGCACTTTGAGCCTGTAGTCCCCTTGCCTGATCTGGTGGATATTTCAACAGGAGAGGAAAATGAGCAGGTGGTCTTCAGTCACAGGGCCAAACTATATCGCTATGATAAGGAGCTGGGTCAGTGGAAGGAGAGGGGAATCGGGGACCTCAAGATCTTGCAGAATTTTACCACCAAACAAGTGAGGTTGATAATGAGGAGAGACCAGGTACTTAAGATATGTGCCAACCACTGGATATCAGCAGCCATGAAGCTGGAGCCTATGAAAGGCTCTGAGAAGGCCTGGGTATGGAGTGCCATGGACTTTGCTGAAGAAGGAGAGGGTACTATTGAGCAGTTGGCTGTGAGGTTCAAGCTGCAGGAGGCTGCAAACGCATTCAAACAGGTCTTTGAAGATGCCAAGGCTGCTCAAGTAAACCAGGAACTTATGACTCCAGTGACCTCTGTAGTTCCCACATCTCCAGACACTGCATCCGCAGAATCTGCAAAGCCTGCAACAGCTGTATGTGGGAAGGCAGCCATCGCTGTGCTAGAGGAGACCACAAAAGAACGTACAGAGCTTTTCCCCGACATTGAGCCATGTTCACCCAGTTCTTCGGGTCCAGACTACTCCTCAAAGACGGTGGTGTCTCCTCCTAAGTTTGTTTTTGGCACTGGTAGCCTTCAGAAGATTTTTGGCTCCCCGAGATCTCCCTCTGAGGGTGAGGACTCTGCATCCGGTTTGAAAGCCAAAGATGCTGGACATCCTTCACCTGCATCACCTGCATTCAAAGTCCCAGAGAAAG GGCCCTCACAGGCAGAACAAGGTGGTGCAGGGTCAGATGAGGACTCTGAAGTGGAGATCGTGTATGTCAGGGAACCCACTGCTGAACAGGCTGCTTTATCCGGGGAGCTCCTGCTGCCAATCACCTTCTTCTGCTACCAGAACGAACCAGGATACATCAGCGATGATCAAACTGATG ACGAGGACTTTGAGTCCGCAGTAAAAGCCCTGAATGGAAAGCTCTACCCCGATGCTCCTGAGAAAGGGGCTTCAGCGTGTAGTGATG ACCTCATCTTGAGTGTGCCGCCTTCAGAGCCAGACTGCCAGATGGTGTGGGAGAAGAAGCCGACGCcgcaggaagaggagaaggccaAAAGCCTCTTGCTTCCACCCAATTTCTTCTGTGGCCTGAGCACCACAGACAGTGATACAGACTACGACAAGACTGAGGACTTCGAGACAGAAGTCCGCAAGGCACAGCAAGAACTG GCCGCCCAGTTGAATACAGGAGCAGAAGCCCCCAGCAGCTCTGCAGTTTCCCCAGAAGAGGAGACACCAGCTCCGTCATCCAGCAGCTCAGACACTGCAGGCAACACGTCTACGCCACAGGAGCCGACCCCGGAGCAGCCAGTGGAGACTTGTAGTCAAGTTCCCAGCACCACcatcagcagcaccagcagcagcaccaccatcagcagcagcaccaccatcAGCAGCACCACCGTCAGCAGCACCaccgtcagcagcagcagcagctgtcccATCGACCTGTCAACAAAGAAGGGCTCAGAGCCGGAGTCCAACACTGAGGCAACAGCTCCTGCCACTTCTACTACAACTGGTCAAG ACCTCTCCAGCTTTGGCTCCAAAGATGTTAGTGGCTTCTCGTTTGCTGACTTGGCCCAAACGACAGAGGGTTATGCATTTGGAGCTACAG ACGCCAACTTCTCGTGGGCAAATGCTGGAGCGTCAGTGTTTGGGTGTGCAGTGCCCAAACCAAAGAAGACTGGAGACGAGGAGGgcactgatgatgatgaggaggaggctggggacaTTCATTTTGAACCAATAGTGTCTCTACCAGAG gtggagACAAAGTctggagaggaggacgaggaaatTCTGTTTAAGGAGCGTGCCAAGCTGTACCGATGGGACCGGGACCTCAGTCAGTGGAAAGAGCGCGGAGTAGGTGACCTCAAGATCCTCTTCCACCCGTCCAAACATTTCTACCGAATCCTGATGCGGCGAGAGCAAGTGCTGAGGGTTTGTGCAAACCACAACATCACGGAGGCGATGGAGCTCAAACCTATGAACGCCTCAGCTAACTCGCTGATATGGACCGCTACCGACTACTCAG ATGGAGATGGTGAAGTCGAGCAGCTGGCGGCCAAGTTCAAAACCGCTGAGATAGCTGAGTCATTCAAGAAGACATTCTGCGAGTGTCAGAACCGAATTGGCCAGAGCGGCGGCGATGACTCGTCTGTCTTGTCACCACAGATGTCTAGAATTCAAGAGCACTCCAGAGACAGTAACCCGCAGGTGTTCCTCAAAGTGTCAGCCAACGACCAACCACTGGGCACCATCACCATAGAGCTTTTCTCCCATATTGTGCCCAAGACGGCAGAGAACTTCAAGGTTCTCTGTACCGGGGCGAAAGGCTTCGGACTGCGGAACTCCGTCTTCCACAGAGTCATACCGGGCTTCATGTGTCAG GGTGGTGACTTCACAAAAGGGGACGGCACAGGAGGCAAGTCCATCTACGGCAGCAAGTTTGAGGATGAGAACTTCGACGTTCGGCATACGGGCCCAGGAATCCTGTCAATGGCCAACTGTGGGCGCGACACCAACAACTCCCAGTTCTTCATCACGCTGAAGAAAGCCGAACACCTGGACTTCAAACACGTGGTTTTTGGTTGGGTGCGGGACGGCATGGACGTGGTGCTGCAGATGGGGGAGCTGGGCACGAAGGGAGGCGTGCCCACAAAGAAGCTGGTCATCACAGACTGTGGACAGCtgtag